AAACTGTGATAAAAAATATCAGGGTAGATGAGTCCTTTATTCCCAACTATGGAATCAATTTGGTAGCAGGCCGGAATTTTGATCCGGACATTCGCACCGACAGTGTAGCTTTCATTTTGAATCAGGCTGCTGTGAATATGATAGGGTGGACTTCTGATGAAGATGCGATACACAAAGCCCTACAATATGGAGGAAAGGAAGGACCTGTGATTGGTGTAATCGAGGATATTCATTTTGAGAGTTTGCAGAGCAAGATTGTCCCAATGATTTTCTTTATCCCAGATGAAAGCTTACAAGTTTTATCCATAAAAATGGAGGGTGAAAAGCTCACCGAAACTATGAACTATATTGAAGATCAGTGGTATGAGTTCTTTCCAGATTTACCCATCGATTATCAATTTCTTGATGAAAGGTTTCGTTCTCTCTATGAAACAGAAAATAAGCGTGCCCAACTCTTCACCGGTCTATCTCTGGTCGCTATTTTCATCGCTAGCCTGGGACTATTTGGTCTGGCCTCATTTACCGTCTCTCGACGAACCCGCGAGGTAGGTATTCGAAAAGCACTTGGCGCCTCTATCAATCAGGTTTTGCTTATACTATCCAAAGAGTTCCTGATACTCGTGAGCATTAGCCTCTTAGTTGGTTTTCCGATTGCCTTCTTCTTCAGCGAAGCATGGCTCGACAACTATGCCTATCGTATCACCATCGGTTTTTTACCCTTTGTAGTCACCTCTTTGATCTGTCTGGCCATGGCCTTTGCTGCCATTAGCTTCAAAACTGTAAGGACTGCTAAGGACAATCCTGTGAAGAGCCTGAGGTACGAGTAATGACTCGAGGGAAATTCAAGCCTTTGATTGCAAAATGTGGAACCAAATAACAGACAGAACATCCCTGCAATAACAGATAGCCGTGATGCTATCTAATGATGAAGTGTCATGAATCCATTGGGAATCGATGAGATTTTGAGGGGCATTCTCAAACGTATTTATGGCAAAAACACCCCATAGTTATGGGTTGTGATCTGTTATTGTACAGGATAGATAATATGTTTAATCCGCATTATAAAACATGACAAAAGTCATAAACCAGAATGATTCTCCTGATGTTAGTCCTGATGCATGTGAGATAAATTACACATTGAAACTGTAGAATGGGAAGAGTTGAGATGAACTAAAGGCAACTAGCAATCTCAAAAACACCAAGTCAACTATTTCATAATAATCCCCACTACTGAAAGGGCAACTGTGGGATAAAACCAATAATAATATGCCGGTAAAAAGTTATTTAATCATACCACAAACAGGCCATAAGTCAAAGTTGGCTAATGAAATTGGAGCATTGAAGGGGTGCGAAATTCATCCGGCAGAGAATCAGGAGGTCCTCATATTAGTAACAGACACGACTGATTCTAATGAAGAGGTGGAGCTTTTAGAGCAGATAGAAAACAATCAAAAAATCAAACACATCACTTTAGTCTCAGGCTATGAATGAAATCGTAGAAAAAACTAATCTAAAGAGGCGTCAGTTCTTGAAAATGGCGGCAAAAGCTTCTGCCTTCGCTGTAGCAGCGAGTATGTTTCCGGGAATTGTCTTTGCCGAAGAACAAAATAGAAATCTCCCATCCGGGGATATTGCCTGGAAAAAGTCTCCATGTCGTTTTTGTGGAGTGGGATGTGGGCTTCTCATTGGACTTCAGGAGGGTAAGGCGATTGCTGTAAAAGGTGATCCGCAAAGTTCTGTCAACAAAGGACTCTGCTGTGTGAAGGGCTATCATTCTGTGATGGCATTGTATGGCAAAGATAGGCTGACCAAGCCGCTGGTGAGAAAAAATGGTAAGATGGTGGAGACCTCCATGCAAGAAGCTTTGGATTTAGTAGCCCAAAAAATGCAGGAAGCTATTGATAATCATGGTAAGGATTCAGTAGCTCTATATGGCTCTGGGCAATGGACCATACCAGATGGCTATGTGGCATCCAAGCTGATGAAAGGAGCTATCGGTACCAACAATCTGGAAGCCAATGCCAGACTATGTATGGCCAGTGCAGTGACAGGATTTATGTCAACTTTTGGTATGGATGAACCCATGGGGTGCTATGATGATATTGACCATGCGGATGTGTTTGTGCTTTGGGGAAACAATATGGCGGAGATGCATCCGGTATTGTTTTCAAGATTACTAGACAACCGTCTAAAGCGTAAAAATGTTAAGATTATCGATTTGGCTACTCGTACTACCCGTACCAGTATGGCAGCCGATCGTTCTATTCTTTTTAAACCACAGACCGATTTAGCTATTGCGAATGCCATTTGTTGTGAAATAGTCAATAATGACTGGGTCAATACACAATTTGTTCGGAAGCACACTCATTTCAAAAAGGGTAAGACTGACATTGGGTATGGGCTAGAAGATGGTTTTCAGTTCAATGACAAAATCAGTGATATCAGTTTCGAGGATTACAAAACCTTTTTGCAAGACTATAAACCTGAATCTATACAAGAGCTGTCTGGGGTGTCGGCCAAAGACCTCAAATATCTGGCTTCATTGTATGGAAACCCCAACTTAAAGGTGATGTCACTTTGGTGCATGGGACCTAATCAGCATACACGTGGTACGTGGATCAATAACCTCATTTACAACATTCACCTGCTAACCGGAAAGATTTCAACGCCTGGTAATAGTCCTTTTTCATTGACAGGACAACCCAGCGCATGCGGCACAGTACGTGAAGTTGGAACACTCACCCATAAGTTGCCACATGGTGTGGTTATGGATGAACATTCACGTGAAATGGCGGCAGAAATTTGGCAAGTTCCTGTTGAAAAAATCCCAAGCAAACCTACCTATCATACGGTCGAAATGTTCAGAGCTCTGGATAGAGGGGATTTGAAATTCATGTGGATTCAAGTTACTAATCCCATGGTCACCATGCCTAAACTCAATAGATATAGAGAGGGAGCCCTGAAAGAGGGAAGGTTTGTCGTAGTATCGGACGTATATCCTACACCTACCACAGCCATTGCCGATGTGATTCTCCCATCTGCCATGTGGATTGAGAGAGAGGGTATGTTTGGGAATTCTGAAAGAAGGACGCAACATTTCGAACAAATGTTAGAACCGCCAGGTGAGGCTATGAGTGATACATGGCAATTGATCGAAGTAGCGAGAAGACTGGGATATGAAAAATTATTCCCATGGACGAAAGAAAATCACATTGAGGAAATTTGGAAGGAATATGGTAGGTTCCATGAAGGTCCAAAGCATGGAATGGCCCCCTACGAGACGCTCAAATCCCAACCTGGTGCTCAATGGCCTTTTCACGAAGGAAAGAGTACCAAATGGCGTTTCAATCCCAAGTATGATCCCGCTTGCAAGCGAGAGGGCTTTGACTTCTATGGCAAAGCGGATGGAAAGGCATGGATTTTGGCCAGGCCTTATGAAGCTCCACCAGAAGTCCCTGATAATGAATATCCATTTTGGTTAAATACAGGTCGTGTAGTGGAACACTGGCATACTGGTTCTATGACCAGAAGGGTTTCTGTTCTACATCAGGCAGTGCCGAATAGTTATGTCGAGTTGCATCCTGATGATGCGCGGCGAATGAATATCCGTACGGGCAATTTGGTAAAAATCAGTTCTCGGAGAGGAGAAATCGTCATGCCTGCATCGGTCGATGAAAGAGGGAAACCAGCTCCTGGTCATGTGTTTGTCCCTTTCTTCGATGAGCAGTTTTTGATTAATGAGCTAACGCTGGATGCTTTTTGCCCGATATCTAAGCAGCCAGATTATAAAAAATGTGCAGTCAAGGTAGAAAAATACAGCAGTGTTAAAGGCTAAAATAAAAATGATCATGCTTATGGTGGTGCTCATGGCTGCCGCCATATATATCCTTGATGATAGCATCCAGGCTGATAATGAAATCTCTACGCAGTTTAAACCGACTGAGTATGAGGAATCTTTACCACTTGAGTCTGGTGTTTTCAAGAGAGGATCTGGTGAGATTGATTTTGAATTGATGACAATCGATAATCCTAACAGAAAGGACTTGAAGGAATACTATGAAAATAGAGCCTATGCAGGTGCCCCTCCAATCATTCCTCATCCATTACTAGATGAGAAAGGGATCGGGGACAAATCCTGTCTACAATGTCATCAAAATGGTGGGTATGTCGAAGTATTTAAAAAATACGCGCCTATAAGTCCTCATACCGAATTGATCAGCTGTAGACAATGCCATGTGCCCAGCAAAACTAACGATCTATATGTAGCATCAGAATGGAAAAAAATGGGACATCCAGAGGTAGGAGGTGCAGTCCTCATCGGTAGTCCACCGCCTATTCCTCATGATCTACAGATGAGAGAAAACTGTCTGGCATGTCATGCAGGTCCTGCGGCCCCAAAAGAAATCCAGGTGAGCCACCCTGAAAGAATCAATTGCCGTCAGTGTCATGCTACCACAAGAAAAAAGAAGTATTTGATCCAGTGGGATTCGATCCCATCAGCGGTAGCTAAACCAAAAATTGAATGGAAAAAATTAAGTCAATGAAACATTTTACCGTCATACTTTCGGCTATTCATGTCTTTCTTTTGGTTTCATGCAGCAACCATTCTGAAAAGGAAAATGAATCATTCAACGACTCAGGTCATGGACATGGACTTATGCATTCATTGCCAAATGCTGTTTTGGATTCCGTGGTTTATTCCGAGGAGATGAAGAGGCTAATGGAGGATTTGAAGAAAGTTCAAGTGCAACTGAAGCAAAATGAGGAGCTAAAGAGTGAAATACAGCAAAGAAACCAAGAAACCTTTGTGCTTACTAGAACTGAACACATGACCTCCTTTCCTTGTAGCAGCTGTCATACCAGTGTGCCCAAAAAATTGGATAACAAAGATGCTGATGCGCATTGGAATATAAAACTAAACCATGCCACCGACTTGGTAATGGATTGTAGAACCTGTCATAATCTGGATGAACCTGATCAGCTAACCTCGTTGGGCAAGCGACCCATTGAATTCAATCATAGTTATCAGCAATGTGCCCAATGTCACTCATCGCAGGCCAAGGAATGGCTTGGGGGTGCGCATGGCAAAAGAGTAGGAGGCTGGGTCAAACCTAGGACTATTAACAATTGTGTGAGCTGTCACAACCCTCATAATCCCAAAATTCAAAGCCGATGGCCTGCAAGGCTAAATACAGTGAAATTGCTTGAACAAAATCAATAAGAAATGAGTACGGACCCAAACGAAAATAAAAAAGACTTGTCTCAGCAGTGTGAATCAAAAAATTGCTCCTGTAAGGAGGATGGTTTTGAACAAACATTCAATAAAAAAACGAGCAGGAGAGGTATGTTCAAATCCCTGACGGCAGGACTAATGGCTGGAACCGGTCTAGTCAACTCTTCTTGTAGTGTGCTTGCTTCTGATGAGACCAAAGAAAAGAAAGAACTGGAGTGGGAGGAGTTTTTTAAAGGCAACTATCAGTTGATGACGGATGAGGAAAAAGAAGATACCGTAAATCGACTGGAACGCCTATATGAATTGAATCATGGTAAAAAGT
This is a stretch of genomic DNA from Reichenbachiella ulvae. It encodes these proteins:
- a CDS encoding chaperone NapD; the encoded protein is MPVKSYLIIPQTGHKSKLANEIGALKGCEIHPAENQEVLILVTDTTDSNEEVELLEQIENNQKIKHITLVSGYE
- a CDS encoding molybdopterin-dependent oxidoreductase, with the protein product MNEIVEKTNLKRRQFLKMAAKASAFAVAASMFPGIVFAEEQNRNLPSGDIAWKKSPCRFCGVGCGLLIGLQEGKAIAVKGDPQSSVNKGLCCVKGYHSVMALYGKDRLTKPLVRKNGKMVETSMQEALDLVAQKMQEAIDNHGKDSVALYGSGQWTIPDGYVASKLMKGAIGTNNLEANARLCMASAVTGFMSTFGMDEPMGCYDDIDHADVFVLWGNNMAEMHPVLFSRLLDNRLKRKNVKIIDLATRTTRTSMAADRSILFKPQTDLAIANAICCEIVNNDWVNTQFVRKHTHFKKGKTDIGYGLEDGFQFNDKISDISFEDYKTFLQDYKPESIQELSGVSAKDLKYLASLYGNPNLKVMSLWCMGPNQHTRGTWINNLIYNIHLLTGKISTPGNSPFSLTGQPSACGTVREVGTLTHKLPHGVVMDEHSREMAAEIWQVPVEKIPSKPTYHTVEMFRALDRGDLKFMWIQVTNPMVTMPKLNRYREGALKEGRFVVVSDVYPTPTTAIADVILPSAMWIEREGMFGNSERRTQHFEQMLEPPGEAMSDTWQLIEVARRLGYEKLFPWTKENHIEEIWKEYGRFHEGPKHGMAPYETLKSQPGAQWPFHEGKSTKWRFNPKYDPACKREGFDFYGKADGKAWILARPYEAPPEVPDNEYPFWLNTGRVVEHWHTGSMTRRVSVLHQAVPNSYVELHPDDARRMNIRTGNLVKISSRRGEIVMPASVDERGKPAPGHVFVPFFDEQFLINELTLDAFCPISKQPDYKKCAVKVEKYSSVKG